The Lycium barbarum isolate Lr01 chromosome 10, ASM1917538v2, whole genome shotgun sequence genome includes a region encoding these proteins:
- the LOC132612913 gene encoding uncharacterized protein LOC132612913 produces MSLIILSLTEETIPVIIELSTTKDIWDALVTAFLSSSNNRIRNLHMQLQNQKQDGLGITQYLHKTKLLIDELADAGRPICIPDQKIDMFKGLQSEFKDIITTLSACQEPFTFGECLNLLLSHEFIHGQALSSLSISPSPMSDSTRNLSANISQCPTQNERHYNNNSYRR; encoded by the coding sequence atgagccTTATCATCTTATCTCTAACGGAAGAAACAATTCCAGTAATTATCGAGCTATCCACAACAAAGGATATTTGGGATGCTCTTGTGACTGCCTTCTTGTCTTCATCAAACAATAGAATCCGCAACCTTCATATGCAACTTCAAAACCAAAAACAAGATGGTTTGGGCATCACTCAATATCTTCACAAAACCAAGCTCCTTATTGATGAATTAGCTGATGCTGGCCGTCCGATTTGTATCCCCGATCAGAAAATTGACATGTTCAAAGGTCTACAGAGTGAATTCAAAGACATCATAACCACCTTGTCAGCTTGTCAAGAACCGTTCACTTTTGGCGAATGTCTCAACCTTCTGCTGAGCCATGAATTTATTCATGGTCAGGCCCTATCATCGTTATCAATTTCACCCTCTCCTATGTCAGACTCGACTAGAAATCTCTCTGCGAATATTAGCCAGTGCCCCACCCAAAACGAGCGTCATTACAACAATAATAGTTATAGAAGATGA